DNA from Triticum aestivum cultivar Chinese Spring chromosome 7D, IWGSC CS RefSeq v2.1, whole genome shotgun sequence:
GAGCATGCTGCGGCGGAAACAAAGattgaggaagcagaggaggaggacggggacgaggaaCAGCAACATGTTAGGATGCATGACGGCAAGTCGTACCGCATCACCTTCCCGGACTTTCCCGGCGGGTCGGGCACCTTCGAGCCGGCTGGGGTGCTATTACCTAACATGCTGCTGGGCAACTCGAAGGACCCCAGCAGGGCATATGCAAAGCTTGAACGCTTCTTGGTACTCCTATATAGTAGCAAGCTTGGACCTGCGGTTTCCTCTGTGTTATTATCTGGCATGGTTTTTGTTCATGTCCCACCTTGTCCTGCATTCGAGCTGCAGTTGGCGGGTGTGGGTTTGGACGGGCGGCGTCCGTCTTGGCTGCCAATATGGTTAGTGGAAAGGCTGCAGGGCATACTGGTTGGGAGAAAGTGAAAGTGCATTTATCTCTAAATGGCTTTGTGATGACAATATAGTTAGTGAAACTAATTACGGCTGTCTCCACTAACTATGGATGTCAAGTTTATCCTCCGAGGACAACCTGGTCGCGCGCGCCGAGGCCTACCTCTCGCAGTCCGTGCTCCGCCACCCCGGCGAGGCCACCAAGGCGCTCAAGTCCTGCGAGGAGCTGCTGCCGCACGCCGAGGAGCTCGGCATTGTCGCCCGCTGCGTGGACGCCATCGCCGCGCGCTCGTCGGCGACGTCGCGCTCCTGGTTCGGCGACCTGGCCGTGCTCGGCCTGCACATGTACAAGCGGGTGATGGCGGCCATGGCCGCGCGCAAGGACGTGAGGACGGAGGCTTTGGAGGGCTGCCTCGTGTCCTACGCCAAGGCCACCCTCCCGGGGCTGTCGAGGTCCATGAGGTGGCGCCGCGCGTCCGCGCCGGTCTCGTCGGAGGTGGAGCAGAGAGACCTCCTGGAGGTGGTGGTCGCGAGCCTCCCCGCGAACAAGGGCTCGGGGAGCGTGGTGACCGCGAAGTTCCTGTTCGCGGTGCTGCGGACGGCGCACATCCTGCGCGCTTCGGACGCGGCGCGCACGGCGATTGAGCGGAAGGCCGCGACGCAGCTGGAACAGGCAACGGTGGAGGACGTGCTCATCCCGAGCTACTCCGGCGTCGCGGAGATGCTCTACGACGTGGACTACGTCGAGTGGGTGGTCAGGCACTTcctggccgaggaggaggtgggCGAGGACGAGGCGTCGTCGTCAGCTGCAATCACCGAGGAGGAAGCGGCGGCGAGGACGACGACGTCGCGTCCGTCGGCCGTGGCAATGGTGCAGGTGGGCAAGCTGGTGGACAACTACCTGGCAGAGGTAGCGTCCGACGCCAACCTGGAGCCAACCAAATTCTGCGAGCTCGCGCTGGCAATGCCGGACCACGCCCGCATCTACGACGATGGCGTCTACCGCGCCGTCGACATCTACCTCAAGGTACGTACATTCCCCGATTTGTCATTGACTGCTTCTGACAAGTCAAGGAAGAATGCGCGTTTGTCGAGTAGCAGTTTGTTGCCGACTCCATGGCTCGTGACTGGTGCATGCATGCGCAGGCGCATCCGCGGCTGACGGCGGAGGAGCGGAACAGGGTGTGCGGCGTGGTGGACTGCAGGAAGCTGACGATGGAGGCGTGCACGCACGCGGCGCAGAACGAGCGGCTCCTGCTGCGCGCGGTGCTGCAGGTGCTCTTCTTCGAGCAGCTGCAGCTCCGGCGCGCCATCACGGGCACGCTGCTGGCGTCCACGGCTTCCCCGCGAGCGCGGCATCCGAATCCTCATCCacagcggccggcggcggcggtgcgtcACGCCGCTGGCCCGAGCGAGGCGTGGCGGACgacgacggtgcaggagagccAGACGCTGCGGGTGGACATGGACGGCATGAGGAGCCGGGTGCAGGGCCTGGAGAGGGAGTGCTCCAGCATGC
Protein-coding regions in this window:
- the LOC123169499 gene encoding BTB/POZ domain-containing protein At5g66560-like, yielding MSSLSSEDNLVARAEAYLSQSVLRHPGEATKALKSCEELLPHAEELGIVARCVDAIAARSSATSRSWFGDLAVLGLHMYKRVMAAMAARKDVRTEALEGCLVSYAKATLPGLSRSMRWRRASAPVSSEVEQRDLLEVVVASLPANKGSGSVVTAKFLFAVLRTAHILRASDAARTAIERKAATQLEQATVEDVLIPSYSGVAEMLYDVDYVEWVVRHFLAEEEVGEDEASSSAAITEEEAAARTTTSRPSAVAMVQVGKLVDNYLAEVASDANLEPTKFCELALAMPDHARIYDDGVYRAVDIYLKAHPRLTAEERNRVCGVVDCRKLTMEACTHAAQNERLLLRAVLQVLFFEQLQLRRAITGTLLASTASPRARHPNPHPQRPAAAVRHAAGPSEAWRTTTVQESQTLRVDMDGMRSRVQGLERECSSMRRAIKKIDGGGAASQGSGSPDAAAPAGWRSRYRCKFSTQVCDSQARDAVVSRASRMGMSP